The following are encoded together in the Pseudodesulfovibrio indicus genome:
- a CDS encoding LemA family protein, with amino-acid sequence MLKRIVPAFLALIMLLSLSGCGYNAMQQQEEEVYAAWANLESALQRRADLIPNLVETVKGAAAHEQGTLTAVVEARAKATQTTLSPEMLTDKAALANFQAAQGQLSSALSRLMVVVERYPDLKANQNFLALQHQLEGTENRINVARTRYNDAVKTFNFSIRKFPNSLTNSLLLHLERKEFFEADPGAKTAPKVNFGTEAKAE; translated from the coding sequence ATGCTCAAACGTATCGTCCCGGCCTTCCTGGCCCTAATCATGCTCCTGTCCCTCTCCGGCTGCGGCTACAACGCCATGCAGCAACAGGAAGAGGAAGTGTACGCCGCCTGGGCCAACCTCGAATCGGCCCTGCAACGCCGCGCGGACCTCATCCCCAACCTGGTGGAGACGGTCAAGGGCGCGGCCGCCCATGAACAGGGCACCCTGACCGCCGTGGTCGAGGCGCGCGCCAAGGCCACCCAGACCACCCTGTCCCCGGAAATGCTCACCGACAAGGCCGCCCTGGCCAACTTCCAGGCTGCCCAGGGCCAGCTGTCCTCGGCCCTGTCCCGGCTGATGGTCGTGGTGGAGCGGTACCCGGACCTCAAGGCCAACCAGAATTTCCTGGCTCTGCAACACCAGCTGGAAGGGACCGAGAACCGCATCAACGTGGCCCGCACGCGCTACAACGACGCGGTCAAGACCTTCAACTTCTCCATCCGCAAGTTCCCCAACTCCTTGACCAACTCCCTCCTGCTCCACCTGGAGCGCAAGGAGTTCTTCGAGGCCGATCCGGGCGCGAAGACCGCTCCCAAGGTCAACTTCGGAACCGAGGCCAAGGCGGAGTAG
- a CDS encoding TPM domain-containing protein: protein MSSKAESFLTPAEQKTLVDCVREAEAHTSGEIVPVIATISHDYPRGGLLGAMVCASLTALLLTLTLGRDDMWVFLGLFLALYLCFSRLFDAFPALKRPFIAKREMAEEVEEAAFTAFYRHGLHETRDQTGIIIYVSIYERSVQVLADKGINDLVDPKVWNEVVSLVTYGIRNNKPGEGLCSGVRRCGEILAEQFPIKPDDTDELPNLIIE, encoded by the coding sequence ATGAGCAGCAAAGCGGAATCCTTCCTCACCCCGGCGGAGCAGAAGACCCTGGTCGATTGCGTCCGCGAGGCCGAGGCGCACACCTCCGGCGAGATCGTCCCGGTCATCGCGACCATAAGCCACGACTACCCGCGCGGCGGGCTGCTCGGCGCCATGGTCTGCGCGTCCCTCACCGCCCTCCTCCTGACCCTGACCCTCGGCCGCGACGACATGTGGGTCTTCCTCGGCCTGTTCCTCGCCCTGTACCTCTGCTTTTCCCGGCTGTTCGACGCCTTCCCGGCGCTCAAGCGCCCGTTCATCGCCAAACGGGAAATGGCCGAAGAGGTCGAAGAGGCCGCCTTCACCGCCTTCTACCGCCACGGGCTGCACGAAACCCGCGACCAGACCGGCATCATCATCTACGTCTCCATCTACGAGCGGTCCGTCCAGGTCCTGGCCGACAAGGGCATCAACGACCTCGTGGACCCCAAGGTCTGGAACGAGGTCGTCTCCCTGGTCACCTACGGCATCCGCAACAACAAGCCGGGCGAAGGGCTGTGCTCCGGCGTCAGGCGGTGCGGCGAAATCCTGGCCGAACAGTTCCCCATCAAACCCGACGACACCGACGAACTGCCCAACCTGATCATCGAATAG
- a CDS encoding TPM domain-containing protein, producing the protein MRASLSRLAGAALALLLILGAPLWASALDVPPYTTRVNDLAKMMSPATRQDIEARLADLEATDSTQVAVLTVPSLEGDSIEDFSIRVAEAWKVGRKDFDNGVILLVSKQDRKIRIEVGYGLEGRLTDVLSGRIIDNVITPQFKAGDFDRGFSDGVAAICGAVRGEYTAPQPKPKSKINILAILIGPMIFMILFTEKFGRRRSDVTGKANSVRRSGSGFIFLPGPRIGGGGGFGGGGGGFGGFGGGGFGGGGASGGW; encoded by the coding sequence GTGCGCGCTTCCCTCTCCCGGCTGGCGGGCGCGGCCCTGGCGCTGCTCCTGATCCTGGGCGCACCCCTCTGGGCCTCGGCCCTGGACGTGCCGCCCTACACCACGCGGGTCAACGACCTGGCCAAGATGATGTCCCCGGCCACGCGCCAGGACATCGAGGCCCGGCTCGCCGACCTGGAGGCCACGGACTCCACCCAGGTGGCGGTGCTCACCGTGCCGTCCCTCGAGGGCGACTCCATCGAGGACTTCTCCATCCGCGTGGCCGAGGCCTGGAAGGTGGGCCGCAAGGACTTCGACAACGGCGTCATCCTGCTGGTCTCCAAGCAGGACCGCAAGATCCGCATCGAGGTCGGCTACGGCCTCGAAGGACGGCTGACCGACGTGCTCTCCGGGCGGATCATCGACAACGTCATCACCCCGCAGTTCAAGGCGGGCGACTTCGACCGCGGATTCAGCGACGGCGTGGCCGCCATCTGCGGCGCGGTGCGCGGCGAATACACCGCCCCGCAACCCAAACCCAAGAGCAAGATCAACATCCTGGCCATCCTCATCGGCCCCATGATCTTCATGATCCTGTTCACCGAGAAGTTCGGACGCCGCAGGTCCGACGTCACCGGCAAGGCCAACTCCGTGCGCCGCTCCGGCTCCGGCTTCATCTTCCTGCCCGGCCCGCGCATCGGCGGAGGCGGAGGATTCGGCGGCGGTGGCGGCGGGTTCGGCGGATTCGGCGGCGGCGGGTTCGGCGGCGGCGGCGCGTCGGGCGGCTGGTAG